A stretch of the Amycolatopsis sp. BJA-103 genome encodes the following:
- a CDS encoding malate dehydrogenase, which translates to MTQAPVNVTVTGAAGQIGYALLFRIASGQLLGPDTPVKLRLLEIPQAVKAAEGTAMELEDGAFSLLAGIDIFDDPKQAFEGANVALLVGARPRAKGMERGDLLEANGGIFKPQGEAINAGAASDIKVLVVGNPANTNALIAQAHAPDVPADRFTAMTRLDHNRALAQLSKKLGVPVTELKKVAIWGNHSATQYPSIAHAEVSGKAATEVITDQEWLTENFIPTVAKRGAAIIEARGLSSAASAASAAIDHVHTWVNGTPEGDWTSAAVVSDGSYGVPEGLISSFPVTAANGEYKIVQGLEIDDFSRARIDASVNELAEERDAVKKLGLI; encoded by the coding sequence ATGACCCAAGCCCCTGTCAACGTCACCGTCACCGGTGCGGCCGGCCAGATCGGCTACGCGCTGCTCTTCCGCATCGCGTCCGGTCAGCTGCTCGGCCCGGACACCCCGGTGAAGCTGCGGCTCCTGGAGATCCCGCAGGCGGTCAAGGCGGCTGAGGGCACCGCGATGGAGCTCGAAGACGGCGCGTTCTCGCTGCTGGCGGGCATCGACATCTTCGACGACCCGAAGCAGGCCTTCGAGGGCGCGAACGTCGCCCTGCTGGTCGGCGCCCGTCCCCGCGCCAAGGGCATGGAGCGCGGCGACCTGCTCGAGGCCAACGGTGGCATCTTCAAGCCGCAGGGTGAGGCCATCAACGCCGGCGCGGCGAGCGACATCAAGGTCCTCGTGGTCGGCAACCCCGCGAACACCAACGCTCTCATCGCGCAGGCGCACGCGCCCGACGTCCCGGCCGACCGCTTCACCGCGATGACCCGCCTCGACCACAACCGCGCCCTCGCGCAGCTGTCGAAGAAGCTGGGCGTACCGGTGACCGAGCTGAAGAAGGTCGCGATCTGGGGCAACCACTCCGCGACCCAGTACCCGTCGATCGCGCACGCCGAGGTGTCCGGCAAGGCCGCGACCGAGGTCATCACCGACCAGGAGTGGCTGACCGAGAACTTCATCCCGACCGTCGCCAAGCGCGGCGCGGCGATCATCGAGGCCCGTGGCCTGTCCTCCGCGGCGTCGGCCGCCTCCGCGGCGATCGACCACGTCCACACCTGGGTCAACGGCACCCCCGAGGGTGACTGGACCTCGGCGGCGGTCGTGTCCGACGGCTCCTACGGTGTCCCGGAGGGCCTGATCTCCTCGTTCCCGGTCACCGCCGCGAACGGCGAGTACAAGATCGTCCAGGGCCTGGAGATCGACGACTTCTCGCGCGCCCGCATCGACGCTTCGGTCAACGAGCTGGCCGAAGAGCGCGACGCGGTGAAGAAGCTCGGCCTCATCTGA
- a CDS encoding TetR/AcrR family transcriptional regulator: MAKDDAQPDPERAIELLWGAPEPDRPGLSLGRIVTAAVEVADAEGLAALSMRKVAERFGTTTMSLYRYVPGKAELVELMRDAVYGEFPMEPSEGLGWREGLERWSRRAWGIHQRHPWLVHSAGTRRLPGPNIMAGYDHALDVASRSGLAPAEVIAVVNLVGGFVESVARQAADTVELQRRTGVSHERWWSERESLFERLNGYPALERLWKSGGMDTPLDPFEFGLLSTLDGVQALVEGRASEVTRDETRGGECVMCGKPLDGGVRGRPRDYCSRACQQRAYRQRQAQS, from the coding sequence GTGGCGAAAGACGACGCGCAGCCGGATCCGGAGCGCGCGATCGAGCTGCTGTGGGGAGCGCCCGAGCCGGATCGGCCGGGGTTGAGCCTCGGCCGGATCGTCACGGCGGCGGTCGAGGTCGCGGACGCCGAAGGGCTTGCCGCGCTGTCGATGCGCAAGGTCGCGGAACGGTTCGGTACCACCACGATGTCGCTCTACCGGTACGTTCCCGGCAAGGCGGAGCTGGTGGAACTCATGCGGGACGCCGTGTACGGCGAGTTCCCGATGGAGCCTTCGGAGGGTCTCGGCTGGCGGGAGGGTCTCGAACGCTGGTCGCGGCGCGCATGGGGGATCCACCAGCGGCACCCGTGGCTGGTCCACAGCGCCGGGACCAGGCGGCTGCCCGGTCCGAACATCATGGCCGGCTACGACCACGCCCTCGACGTCGCGTCACGCAGTGGTCTGGCGCCCGCGGAGGTGATCGCGGTGGTGAACCTGGTGGGCGGATTCGTCGAGTCCGTCGCTCGTCAGGCAGCGGATACCGTGGAGCTCCAGCGGCGCACGGGTGTGTCCCATGAGCGCTGGTGGAGCGAACGCGAGTCCTTGTTCGAGCGCCTCAACGGCTACCCGGCACTGGAGCGGCTGTGGAAGAGCGGGGGGATGGATACCCCGCTCGATCCCTTCGAGTTCGGGCTGCTCAGCACTCTCGACGGTGTCCAAGCGCTGGTCGAAGGCAGGGCGAGTGAGGTAACGCGTGACGAAACCAGGGGAGGGGAGTGCGTCATGTGCGGCAAGCCTCTGGACGGGGGAGTGCGAGGCAGGCCGCGGGACTACTGCTCGAGGGCTTGTCAGCAACGTGCGTATCGCCAACGTCAGGCGCAGTCTTGA
- a CDS encoding MerR family transcriptional regulator: protein MRIGELARRSGVSERALRYYEAQGLLTPERRPSGYRVYGEADVAAVRRIRILLAAGLNTAQILEILPCIVDEDGWLTPDCPELVDALRQQRNRIDEAIGELETTRANLDTIIGADQRVR, encoded by the coding sequence ATGCGGATCGGGGAACTCGCGCGGCGGAGTGGCGTCAGCGAACGCGCGCTGCGGTACTACGAGGCACAAGGTTTGCTGACGCCGGAGCGGCGGCCGAGCGGTTATCGCGTGTACGGCGAGGCCGACGTGGCGGCGGTGCGGCGGATCAGGATCCTGCTCGCGGCCGGGTTGAACACCGCGCAGATCCTGGAGATCCTGCCGTGCATCGTCGATGAGGACGGCTGGCTGACGCCGGATTGCCCGGAGCTCGTCGACGCTTTGCGGCAGCAGCGGAACCGGATCGATGAGGCGATCGGCGAGCTGGAGACCACTCGTGCGAACCTCGACACGATCATCGGCGCGGATCAGCGGGTGAGGTGA
- a CDS encoding NAD(P)-dependent oxidoreductase produces the protein MTSVTVLGLGPMGHALAAAFITAGHPTTVWNRTPGKENGLAAAVTATADEAIASSPLVVVCVRDYEVAESILDTDTLKGRTLVNLSGGSPRQAREMASWAADHGVDYLDGVIVATTEAIGGPEATLFYSGPADVYEKHRGTLAALGENANHLGEDPGRAAAFDASLQDMLWTSMSGVIHMFALAKAENIGADAIAGHAKAMLGFFPDMIDLLAAQVTADHYPGDYGTLESTAATMDHILEAIRARNLDNGVLTAARTQVGRAIDAGYGSEGFGRLAAL, from the coding sequence ATGACCTCCGTGACCGTCCTCGGACTCGGCCCCATGGGCCACGCTCTCGCCGCCGCTTTCATCACCGCCGGCCACCCCACCACCGTGTGGAATCGCACCCCCGGCAAGGAAAACGGGCTCGCCGCAGCCGTCACCGCGACCGCCGACGAGGCGATCGCTTCCAGCCCTCTCGTAGTCGTCTGCGTCCGGGACTACGAGGTGGCCGAGTCCATTCTCGACACCGACACGCTCAAAGGCCGCACTCTGGTCAACCTCAGCGGCGGCTCACCGCGGCAAGCCCGCGAGATGGCCTCCTGGGCGGCGGACCACGGAGTCGACTACCTCGACGGCGTGATCGTCGCGACCACCGAAGCCATCGGAGGGCCGGAAGCCACCCTGTTCTACAGCGGCCCGGCAGACGTCTACGAGAAGCACCGCGGCACACTGGCCGCGCTCGGCGAGAACGCGAACCACCTCGGCGAGGACCCCGGCCGCGCCGCCGCGTTCGACGCCTCCCTGCAGGACATGCTCTGGACCTCGATGAGCGGGGTGATCCACATGTTCGCGCTCGCCAAGGCGGAGAACATCGGCGCCGACGCCATCGCCGGACACGCCAAGGCGATGCTCGGCTTCTTCCCCGACATGATCGACCTGCTCGCCGCCCAGGTCACCGCGGACCACTACCCCGGCGACTACGGCACACTCGAGTCCACAGCGGCCACCATGGACCACATCCTCGAGGCGATCCGGGCGCGAAACCTCGACAACGGCGTTCTCACCGCGGCCCGAACCCAAGTGGGGCGAGCGATCGACGCCGGCTACGGGTCCGAGGGATTCGGCAGGCTCGCCGCACTCTAG
- a CDS encoding DUF4360 domain-containing protein has protein sequence MLTAVVAAVSLFSSIITPNSLAPPPGPPPDRVTIDVITVNGSGCPPGSSAVAVAKDNSAFTVTYSEYTAQVGVGAKPTDFRKNCQLNLNIHVPQGFTYGIASADYRGFASLESGSKALQRANYYFQGNSPTAQVSHPVNGPLSDNWQFRDEAEGGVIIYKPCGEDRNLNVNTELRVGAGTSDPKKTTSFITMDSTDGGFRTTYHFSWKTCPTA, from the coding sequence ATGCTCACCGCAGTGGTTGCCGCCGTATCGCTTTTCTCATCGATAATAACACCGAATAGCTTGGCGCCTCCTCCTGGACCGCCGCCGGACCGCGTCACCATCGACGTGATCACCGTCAATGGTTCCGGCTGCCCGCCCGGTTCGTCCGCGGTCGCCGTCGCCAAGGACAACAGCGCTTTCACGGTGACCTACAGTGAATACACCGCCCAGGTCGGCGTCGGCGCGAAGCCCACCGACTTCCGGAAGAACTGCCAGCTCAACCTCAATATCCACGTACCGCAGGGATTCACCTACGGTATCGCCAGCGCCGACTACCGCGGTTTCGCCTCGCTCGAATCGGGCTCCAAGGCGCTGCAGCGGGCGAATTACTACTTCCAGGGAAATTCGCCGACAGCGCAGGTGAGTCACCCCGTCAACGGGCCACTGTCGGACAACTGGCAGTTCCGCGACGAGGCCGAGGGTGGCGTCATCATCTACAAGCCGTGCGGCGAGGATCGCAATCTCAACGTGAACACGGAACTGCGGGTCGGGGCCGGAACTTCGGATCCGAAGAAGACCACCAGTTTCATCACGATGGACTCGACCGACGGCGGGTTCAGGACCACCTATCACTTCTCGTGGAAGACCTGCCCGACCGCCTGA
- a CDS encoding DUF6493 family protein → MQLNALLTGQPSEVLTRTLELSQAERKALLPDLLSAFKGSSEFIEVEPNTYGARNPLKGQRAATALWAILPASDPLLRKLWIASPTILERVLQDRSLAERKTIALRMIGHQTAWEAIRRMILDGDLEPIKTADYHAGWFRWAGRFRGQSLAERLRTEPEALTELWELLATEGNGDASFAAFDKYVRDEDKWSTALLELTGTGELDRTRLFDLTLDILARDFAAFRAQWYAALHEALEPTPDERTTAQNRYARLCGSGLPRTVSFAVKALSLVDKQGTLDAEVALRHLPAAAAGRGAATAKLALKLAGRIADRQPELTGLADEVFEAALTHEASDVRALATARLGVTPDTPALIETVEYPEPVRPPWHQRETLTIPLQIPDTPAAVAEALSSLLADPDQADLLLAVLDGTHRVAAELKDALKPLVKRATKITNEKYSAAVPKLLATLILGLSGRDVAHPPQVDGWRRPLHHRVTALLEGTAVPVSAATHQGGWLDPVVFVSRMLEHPEAPEDDVADALLRLAPDTRTDALAHADALTGPHADHIRYALGGPPISETGWTALAAARARHPESADPAAALGGEPGPPMTWSAKVGPNAYGLNSLDLDETPEAVSPKAPWLGVLYDGPDPEWLGFTECHEAVSSPYDRDYLEAAVAGNLFFNDVEVGYPVEKAVLPPFLDSPSIPGFPGAMLIATTLVLKRPTASQLGTDAALTLLDQRMLGPRALGEALGVLGPHLIPTRLAPRLSIIANEHPIAVLSTLDTLLPALELSHRGLFALLELAADLVERGAGAISAETKEWLAGFKGSSKAAKAASRLNR, encoded by the coding sequence GTGCAGCTGAACGCGCTCCTCACCGGCCAACCGTCAGAAGTCCTCACCCGGACCCTCGAGCTCTCCCAAGCCGAGCGGAAGGCCCTGCTCCCCGACCTCCTGTCCGCGTTCAAGGGCAGCAGCGAGTTCATCGAGGTCGAGCCCAACACCTACGGCGCCCGAAACCCGCTCAAGGGACAGCGAGCCGCGACCGCCCTCTGGGCCATCCTCCCGGCGAGCGATCCCCTGCTGCGCAAACTCTGGATCGCCTCACCCACGATCCTCGAACGCGTCCTCCAAGACCGCTCACTCGCCGAACGCAAGACGATCGCCCTCCGCATGATCGGCCACCAAACCGCCTGGGAAGCGATCCGCCGCATGATCCTCGACGGCGACCTCGAACCCATCAAGACCGCCGACTACCACGCCGGCTGGTTCCGCTGGGCCGGACGCTTCCGCGGGCAGTCCTTGGCCGAACGCCTCCGCACCGAACCCGAAGCACTCACCGAACTCTGGGAACTGCTCGCGACCGAAGGCAACGGAGACGCCAGCTTCGCCGCCTTCGACAAATACGTCCGCGACGAGGACAAGTGGTCCACCGCACTGCTCGAACTGACCGGAACCGGCGAACTCGACCGCACCCGGCTCTTCGACCTCACCCTCGACATCCTCGCCCGCGACTTCGCCGCCTTCCGCGCCCAGTGGTACGCGGCGCTCCACGAGGCCCTCGAACCCACTCCCGACGAGCGCACGACAGCGCAGAATCGCTACGCCCGGCTGTGCGGAAGCGGTCTCCCCCGCACCGTCTCCTTCGCCGTCAAGGCACTGTCCCTAGTGGACAAACAAGGCACGCTCGACGCCGAAGTCGCCCTCCGGCACCTCCCCGCGGCAGCTGCCGGACGCGGCGCCGCCACCGCCAAACTCGCACTCAAGCTCGCCGGCCGCATCGCCGACCGGCAACCCGAACTGACCGGCCTCGCCGACGAAGTCTTCGAAGCGGCGCTCACCCACGAAGCCTCCGACGTCCGCGCCCTCGCCACCGCCAGACTCGGCGTCACCCCGGACACACCGGCCCTCATCGAGACCGTCGAGTACCCGGAACCCGTGCGACCGCCCTGGCACCAGCGCGAGACGCTCACCATCCCGCTCCAAATCCCGGACACCCCGGCCGCGGTCGCGGAAGCCCTCTCCTCCCTCCTCGCCGACCCCGACCAGGCCGACCTTCTCCTGGCCGTCCTCGACGGCACCCACCGCGTCGCCGCCGAACTCAAGGACGCCCTCAAACCGCTGGTCAAACGCGCCACCAAGATCACGAACGAGAAATACAGCGCGGCCGTCCCCAAACTGCTCGCCACCCTCATCCTCGGCCTCAGCGGCCGCGACGTCGCCCACCCGCCCCAGGTCGACGGCTGGCGCCGACCACTCCACCACCGGGTCACCGCCCTGCTGGAGGGCACCGCCGTGCCCGTCTCCGCGGCCACCCACCAAGGCGGCTGGCTCGACCCGGTCGTCTTCGTCTCCCGCATGCTCGAACACCCCGAAGCACCCGAGGACGACGTCGCCGACGCACTGCTCCGGCTCGCCCCGGACACCCGGACCGATGCACTCGCGCACGCCGACGCGCTCACCGGACCGCACGCCGACCACATCCGCTACGCCCTCGGCGGGCCTCCGATCTCCGAAACCGGTTGGACCGCTCTCGCCGCGGCCCGCGCACGACACCCGGAATCCGCAGACCCCGCCGCCGCCTTGGGCGGTGAACCCGGACCGCCGATGACCTGGTCGGCGAAGGTCGGCCCCAACGCATACGGCCTGAACTCACTGGACCTCGACGAAACCCCGGAAGCCGTCTCACCGAAGGCTCCCTGGCTAGGCGTGCTTTACGACGGCCCGGATCCCGAGTGGCTCGGCTTCACCGAATGCCACGAGGCGGTGTCCTCGCCGTACGACCGCGACTACTTGGAAGCCGCGGTCGCCGGGAACCTGTTCTTCAACGACGTCGAAGTCGGCTATCCCGTCGAGAAGGCCGTACTGCCCCCATTCCTCGACAGCCCGTCGATACCGGGATTCCCCGGCGCGATGCTCATCGCCACCACGCTCGTGCTGAAACGCCCGACAGCCTCCCAGCTTGGCACGGACGCCGCGCTGACCCTGTTGGACCAGCGGATGCTCGGCCCTCGCGCGCTCGGCGAAGCACTGGGAGTGCTCGGTCCCCACCTCATTCCGACGAGGCTGGCACCCCGGCTCTCGATCATCGCGAACGAACACCCGATCGCCGTACTGTCCACTCTGGACACTTTGCTGCCCGCCTTGGAACTTTCCCACCGGGGCCTCTTCGCGCTGCTGGAACTCGCCGCGGACCTGGTGGAACGTGGAGCAGGCGCGATCAGCGCCGAAACGAAGGAATGGCTGGCGGGATTCAAGGGCAGTTCGAAGGCAGCGAAGGCGGCATCACGCCTCAACCGCTGA
- a CDS encoding DUF397 domain-containing protein, with the protein MSTDSPRPTFTNASGWWKSSYSNGASGCVEFNASVPGYVGVRDSKLGEKSPVLVFEPHEIQAFVLGAKAGEFDNLLR; encoded by the coding sequence ATGTCCACTGATTCACCCCGCCCCACCTTCACCAATGCGTCAGGCTGGTGGAAATCCAGCTACAGCAACGGCGCGAGCGGTTGCGTTGAATTCAACGCCTCCGTACCAGGCTATGTCGGTGTGCGGGATTCGAAGCTCGGCGAGAAGAGTCCGGTCCTCGTTTTCGAGCCTCACGAGATTCAAGCCTTCGTGCTCGGTGCGAAGGCAGGCGAGTTCGACAACCTGCTCCGGTAG
- a CDS encoding helix-turn-helix domain-containing protein produces the protein MSTLNPTAVKRWIALEMKRLREAAGYDRATAAERIGKATTVIAHIETARNLPAPADLEILLTFYGVPDRSTFFRDMTRRAKRGQDWWIKFNRAVPEWFTLYLGLETGAARINTVDLVALPGLFQTRDYARAIVREGRKWSTEAELEAILDLRMARQEILDRPEDAPQIWSIIDEGVLRRQIGGPAVMREQLQHLIDLSERPKIDIQVLPFTAGAHGASDGMFIILTYPPEFRGDPGTVYVENRREGLYYESAAALLDFRNTFERLQVQADNPERSRELLRNLAEDLDVH, from the coding sequence GTGAGCACTCTGAACCCCACCGCGGTCAAGCGCTGGATCGCACTCGAGATGAAGCGCCTCCGGGAAGCGGCGGGCTACGACAGAGCGACCGCGGCAGAGCGCATCGGCAAGGCCACCACCGTCATCGCGCATATCGAGACCGCCCGGAACCTGCCCGCGCCGGCGGACCTGGAAATCCTGCTCACGTTCTACGGCGTACCGGACAGGTCGACGTTCTTCCGCGACATGACCCGGCGAGCCAAACGCGGCCAGGACTGGTGGATCAAATTCAACCGCGCGGTACCCGAGTGGTTCACGTTGTACCTGGGCCTGGAAACCGGCGCCGCGCGAATCAACACCGTCGACCTGGTGGCACTTCCCGGGCTCTTCCAAACTCGCGACTACGCACGCGCGATCGTGCGGGAAGGCCGCAAGTGGTCCACCGAAGCCGAACTCGAGGCCATCCTCGATCTGCGGATGGCACGGCAGGAGATTCTGGACCGCCCCGAAGACGCCCCGCAGATCTGGTCGATCATCGACGAGGGGGTCCTGCGACGTCAGATCGGCGGCCCCGCGGTAATGCGTGAGCAACTGCAGCACCTGATCGACCTGTCCGAACGACCGAAGATCGACATCCAGGTCCTCCCCTTCACCGCAGGTGCCCACGGGGCGTCGGACGGGATGTTCATCATCTTGACCTACCCGCCCGAGTTCAGGGGTGACCCCGGGACCGTCTATGTCGAAAACCGCCGCGAAGGCCTCTATTACGAGAGTGCCGCGGCCTTGCTAGATTTTCGGAACACCTTCGAGCGTTTGCAGGTGCAAGCGGATAACCCCGAGCGTTCACGTGAACTGCTCCGCAACCTGGCTGAGGATCTTGATGTCCACTGA
- a CDS encoding helix-turn-helix domain-containing protein, producing MPTPPAPGSDRARLAVKLREIRAATGMSGNQFAKVLRWPQSRVSKIETAAQFPTGEDILAWLAAADARGEEKAVTELLKRARVESVSFRQEFRKSGGAGAVQRSVRELEHQADRVATFQPSMLPGLLQTPGFMRKLLALPSGPAQMGNASGDEIEQMVAARIERQALLYQSNRNLPLVIGEAALWVRVGDLETQLGQLDRLQSLAGLRTVDLRILPFAKATPIAPLHGFRIFDAESVVVETFTGEHLVLDPDEISLYEKLFRRLYDQAVSGAEAARLIQNVSRRLTTENPAG from the coding sequence ATGCCCACTCCGCCCGCCCCTGGCTCCGATCGCGCACGGCTTGCCGTGAAACTTCGTGAGATCCGCGCTGCCACAGGGATGTCGGGCAACCAGTTCGCGAAAGTACTGCGCTGGCCGCAATCACGGGTGTCCAAGATCGAAACCGCCGCGCAGTTTCCGACCGGCGAGGACATCCTCGCCTGGCTCGCGGCAGCCGATGCCCGCGGCGAGGAGAAGGCCGTCACGGAGCTACTCAAGCGTGCCCGGGTGGAATCGGTGTCGTTTCGCCAGGAGTTCCGCAAGTCCGGCGGAGCCGGAGCCGTCCAGAGGTCCGTTCGCGAACTGGAGCACCAGGCGGACAGGGTCGCCACCTTCCAACCTTCGATGCTCCCCGGCCTGCTGCAAACACCCGGCTTCATGCGAAAACTGCTCGCCCTCCCGTCAGGGCCCGCCCAGATGGGCAACGCCTCCGGCGACGAGATCGAACAGATGGTGGCCGCGCGGATCGAACGACAAGCCCTGCTGTACCAGTCGAACAGGAACCTGCCGCTCGTGATCGGAGAGGCCGCGCTGTGGGTCCGCGTCGGAGACCTCGAGACCCAACTCGGCCAGCTGGACCGGCTCCAGTCACTGGCCGGTCTGCGCACGGTCGACCTGAGAATTTTGCCCTTCGCCAAGGCCACACCGATAGCGCCTCTGCACGGTTTCAGAATCTTCGACGCGGAATCGGTCGTGGTGGAGACCTTCACCGGTGAGCACCTGGTCTTGGACCCGGACGAGATCAGCCTGTACGAAAAGTTGTTCCGCCGACTCTATGACCAAGCCGTCTCCGGCGCGGAAGCGGCGCGACTGATTCAGAACGTCTCGCGCCGGCTGACCACCGAGAACCCGGCCGGCTGA
- a CDS encoding ThiF family adenylyltransferase: protein MRPRVKGEHRPVRFGDGWIRIGGKVFGIAAELRDPDGAVWALLERLDGTRTIAQIAAELARRYPSHSFDEVSSAVERLVELGYVEDADEPECVELSSRQRERHSRGRSLYRWIDLKRRASSWDFQVRLAEARVVVVGVGGVGCTAALGLCMSGVGRLHCVDPDVVELSNLSRQILYTERDLGRLKVEVAVERLRAANSDIEVTGESTRIEDVSALRRLTVDCDVLVMVADQPSEIRDWANRACASTRTPWVYGGYHGPQVNVGIYRPGAGPCYECARLAEQDREALRPPLDIWPSAADGTVNAANAVTAGVVGNLVAHAAMRLITDAPKLRLNCQYGFSLATMDHSFIAGLDEPHSDCRACRAAG from the coding sequence ATGCGTCCACGCGTGAAAGGCGAGCATCGACCGGTCCGTTTCGGGGACGGTTGGATTCGGATCGGCGGGAAGGTGTTCGGCATCGCCGCCGAACTGAGGGATCCGGATGGTGCGGTGTGGGCACTGCTGGAACGCCTCGACGGAACGAGAACGATCGCTCAGATCGCCGCCGAACTGGCGCGGCGATACCCGTCTCACTCCTTCGATGAGGTCTCCTCGGCCGTCGAAAGGCTGGTCGAACTCGGGTATGTCGAGGACGCCGACGAGCCGGAGTGTGTCGAGCTGAGTTCGCGACAACGCGAACGACATTCGAGAGGTCGTTCGCTGTACCGCTGGATCGATCTGAAGCGGAGGGCTTCAAGCTGGGACTTCCAGGTCCGCCTGGCCGAAGCCCGAGTGGTGGTGGTCGGCGTGGGCGGCGTCGGTTGCACGGCCGCCTTGGGCTTGTGCATGTCCGGCGTCGGCCGGCTGCACTGCGTCGACCCGGACGTCGTCGAACTGTCCAACCTCAGTCGTCAGATCCTCTACACCGAGCGGGATCTGGGCCGGCTGAAGGTGGAGGTGGCGGTGGAAAGGTTGCGCGCGGCCAATTCCGATATCGAAGTGACCGGGGAGTCGACGAGGATCGAGGACGTGTCCGCCCTGCGAAGGCTGACTGTCGACTGCGATGTCCTGGTGATGGTCGCCGACCAGCCTTCGGAGATCCGGGACTGGGCGAACCGGGCATGCGCTTCGACCCGTACTCCCTGGGTATACGGGGGCTATCACGGCCCGCAGGTCAATGTCGGCATCTACCGTCCGGGCGCCGGACCGTGTTACGAGTGCGCTCGGCTCGCCGAGCAGGACCGCGAGGCCCTGCGCCCACCTTTGGACATCTGGCCCTCGGCGGCCGACGGGACTGTGAACGCGGCGAACGCGGTGACGGCCGGCGTGGTGGGCAACCTGGTCGCGCACGCGGCGATGCGCTTGATCACGGACGCGCCGAAGCTCCGGCTGAACTGTCAGTACGGATTCAGCCTCGCCACCATGGACCACAGCTTCATCGCCGGTCTGGACGAGCCGCATTCGGACTGCCGGGCTTGCCGGGCGGCAGGGTGA
- a CDS encoding SWIM zinc finger family protein → MITEILLEPVEEDVRVPVLFDGFVEPGAQAAQALLVLGKVARTRFWMPPSMVNRLIAESDPVFTADRTTLRAEAFSPCCGVYARLDVLEAGELGEGCTNVDLSEATRTVLAGVVAQDPLHLTVRGDGIHLRTLDGQNDESLVPLPDRWVAGFAEVAAVTAGAVKKAELDKLEARAFLRRLPTAVGKSWAVASGRGLRLTSRAGQDSIPASGLHRLRIVEPLIRFAQGLTVYTRPGSEVASWVLELERARLIVTLSPEPSRGFSGEGGWLNSLAAGLEATELVTGRAGHDVVDGTWFSRELPSGRGPENRRLAKARELVAAGAVRSLPDGGYEIARAGSVQRVRLSPPGCTCAWWAKHQENRGPCSHVLAARMSAVEA, encoded by the coding sequence GTGATCACCGAGATCTTGCTGGAGCCGGTTGAAGAAGACGTCCGGGTACCAGTGCTTTTCGACGGTTTCGTCGAACCCGGGGCGCAGGCGGCGCAAGCTCTGCTGGTCCTGGGGAAAGTCGCGCGCACGCGGTTCTGGATGCCACCGTCGATGGTGAACCGGCTCATCGCCGAGTCCGATCCGGTGTTCACCGCGGACCGGACGACGCTGCGCGCGGAGGCGTTTTCGCCGTGCTGTGGCGTCTACGCCAGGCTCGATGTGCTGGAAGCGGGCGAGCTCGGTGAGGGATGTACCAATGTGGACCTGTCCGAGGCGACGAGGACGGTGCTGGCCGGGGTGGTGGCGCAAGATCCGTTGCACCTGACCGTTCGTGGGGACGGAATCCACCTCCGCACTCTCGACGGGCAGAACGACGAGTCACTCGTGCCACTGCCGGATCGCTGGGTGGCGGGCTTCGCCGAGGTCGCCGCTGTAACGGCGGGCGCGGTGAAGAAGGCGGAGCTGGACAAGCTCGAAGCGCGCGCCTTTCTGCGGAGGCTGCCCACCGCCGTCGGGAAGTCGTGGGCGGTGGCGTCCGGCCGTGGACTCCGGTTGACCTCGCGAGCGGGCCAGGACTCGATACCGGCGTCCGGGCTGCATCGGCTCCGGATCGTCGAGCCGCTGATCCGGTTCGCCCAAGGCCTGACCGTCTACACGCGGCCGGGCAGTGAGGTCGCGAGCTGGGTGCTCGAGCTGGAGCGGGCGCGGCTGATCGTGACGCTGTCCCCTGAACCGTCTCGCGGCTTCTCCGGTGAGGGCGGCTGGCTGAACTCGCTGGCGGCCGGCCTCGAAGCGACGGAGCTCGTCACGGGCCGCGCCGGTCACGACGTCGTCGACGGCACATGGTTCTCGCGCGAGCTCCCGAGCGGGCGTGGCCCGGAGAACCGGCGGCTGGCGAAGGCCCGTGAACTCGTTGCTGCCGGAGCCGTCCGGTCGTTGCCGGACGGCGGCTACGAGATCGCTCGCGCCGGGTCGGTGCAGCGTGTGCGGCTCTCGCCGCCCGGGTGCACCTGTGCCTGGTGGGCCAAGCACCAGGAGAATCGCGGTCCGTGTTCACACGTGCTGGCGGCCCGGATGTCAGCGGTTGAGGCGTGA